In Rhodobacter xanthinilyticus, a single window of DNA contains:
- a CDS encoding arginyltransferase, with product MRHSLPLAPQFYVTAPQACPYLEGRAERKLFTALQGDGADKLNNALSRQGFRRSQNVLYRPSCADCMACLSARIRVADFTPSRTQRRVLRRNADLARTATSPWATEEQFALFRRYLDHRHADGGMADMDIFEFAAMIEETPVKTRVVEYRETEASPGNTRALTAVCLTDVLDDGLSMVYSFYEPDRIDDSLGTYLVLDHVEIARRAGLPYVYLGYWVPGSRKMGYKAKFGALEIFKNGRWQDLGRPEDHSGETHPLSVDPIAEQVARIALPDSRG from the coding sequence ATGCGTCATTCCCTCCCGCTGGCCCCACAGTTCTACGTGACCGCGCCGCAAGCCTGCCCCTATCTCGAGGGCCGGGCGGAGCGCAAATTGTTCACGGCGCTGCAGGGCGACGGGGCGGACAAGCTCAACAACGCGCTCTCGCGCCAGGGCTTCCGGCGCTCGCAAAACGTGCTCTACCGGCCGTCCTGCGCCGATTGCATGGCCTGCCTCTCGGCGCGGATCCGGGTCGCCGATTTCACCCCCTCGCGCACCCAGCGCCGGGTCCTGCGCCGCAACGCGGACCTCGCGCGCACCGCCACCAGCCCCTGGGCCACCGAGGAACAATTCGCGCTCTTCCGCCGCTATCTCGACCACCGCCACGCTGATGGCGGCATGGCCGACATGGATATCTTCGAATTCGCCGCGATGATCGAGGAGACCCCGGTCAAGACCCGCGTCGTCGAATATCGCGAGACCGAGGCGAGCCCGGGCAACACCCGCGCGCTCACCGCTGTCTGCCTGACCGATGTGCTCGATGACGGGCTGAGCATGGTCTACAGCTTCTATGAGCCCGACCGGATCGACGACAGCCTCGGCACCTATCTCGTGCTCGACCATGTCGAGATCGCGCGGCGCGCGGGCCTGCCTTACGTCTATCTCGGCTATTGGGTGCCGGGCTCGCGCAAGATGGGCTACAAGGCGAAATTCGGCGCGCTCGAGATCTTCAAGAACGGCCGCTGGCAGGATCTGGGGCGCCCCGAGGACCATTCGGGCGAGACCCATCCGCTCTCGGTCGACCCGATCGCCGAACAGGTCGCGCGCATCGCCTTGCCCGACAGCCGCGGCTGA
- a CDS encoding YbaK/EbsC family protein, with product MSKSLKRVAEALAAAGLSSEIREVGAARTAEEAAAAVGCGLDQIVKSIIFRGETSGHVVLFLTAGGNRVSAEKASAVAGQALGKADAGLIRAETGFAIGGVAPLGHLAPVRSYLDPRLCAFDRVFAAAGTPRHLFDIAPADLLRVTGAEIADFTE from the coding sequence ATGAGCAAATCTCTCAAACGGGTGGCCGAGGCACTGGCGGCGGCGGGGCTTTCGAGCGAGATCCGCGAAGTGGGCGCGGCGCGCACCGCCGAGGAGGCGGCGGCGGCGGTGGGCTGCGGGCTCGACCAGATCGTCAAGTCGATCATCTTCCGCGGCGAGACGAGCGGGCATGTCGTGCTGTTCCTGACGGCGGGCGGCAACCGGGTCAGCGCCGAAAAGGCCAGCGCCGTCGCCGGTCAGGCGCTCGGCAAGGCCGATGCCGGGCTGATCCGCGCCGAGACCGGCTTTGCGATCGGCGGGGTCGCGCCGCTCGGGCATCTGGCGCCGGTGCGCAGCTATCTCGACCCGCGGCTGTGCGCGTTTGATCGGGTCTTCGCCGCCGCCGGCACGCCGCGGCATCTCTTCGACATCGCGCCGGCGGATCTTTTGCGCGTGACCGGCGCCGAGATCGCCGATTTCACCGAATGA
- a CDS encoding TRAP transporter substrate-binding protein — MDRRSFIRKGALGGAAAAAASLATPALAEDLPEVTWRLTSSFPKSLDTIFGGAETFADYVSKMTGGKFKIQVFSAGEIVPGLQAMDAVSNGTVEACHTCSYYFWGKDATFALGTAVPFGLNARQQNAWFYYGGGNDLMNEFYAGHGIVAYPCGNTGAQMGGWFRKEISSVDDLKGLKMRLGGFAGKVMERLGVVPQQIAGGDIYPALEKGTIDATEWVGPYDDEKLGFYKVAPYYYYPGWWEGGAALHTMINKEKFEALPEAYKEVIMVAAQAANSDMLASYDQKNPTALKMLLANGAQLRPFSAEILQACYKASMEVYDELLASNESFKKIYESQLAYKRDAYVWAQLAEYNYDTFMMIQSRNGAL; from the coding sequence ATGGATCGTCGCTCGTTCATTCGTAAGGGCGCGCTTGGCGGCGCCGCCGCTGCGGCCGCTTCGCTCGCCACCCCGGCACTCGCCGAGGATCTGCCCGAGGTCACCTGGCGCCTCACCTCGTCCTTCCCGAAATCGCTCGACACGATCTTCGGCGGCGCCGAGACCTTCGCCGATTACGTCTCGAAGATGACCGGCGGCAAATTCAAGATCCAGGTCTTCTCGGCGGGCGAGATCGTCCCCGGCCTGCAGGCGATGGACGCGGTCTCGAACGGCACGGTCGAGGCCTGCCACACCTGCTCCTATTACTTCTGGGGCAAGGACGCGACCTTCGCGCTCGGCACCGCGGTGCCCTTCGGCCTCAACGCGCGCCAGCAGAACGCCTGGTTCTACTATGGCGGCGGCAATGATCTGATGAACGAATTCTACGCCGGCCACGGCATTGTCGCCTATCCTTGCGGCAATACCGGCGCGCAGATGGGCGGCTGGTTCCGCAAGGAAATCAGCTCGGTGGACGACCTCAAGGGCCTCAAGATGCGGCTCGGCGGCTTCGCGGGCAAGGTGATGGAACGCCTCGGCGTGGTGCCCCAGCAGATCGCCGGCGGCGACATCTACCCGGCGCTCGAGAAGGGCACCATCGACGCCACCGAATGGGTCGGCCCCTATGACGACGAGAAGCTCGGCTTCTACAAGGTCGCGCCCTATTACTACTACCCCGGCTGGTGGGAAGGCGGCGCGGCGCTGCACACGATGATCAACAAGGAGAAATTCGAGGCGCTGCCCGAGGCCTACAAGGAGGTGATCATGGTCGCCGCCCAGGCCGCCAACAGCGACATGCTGGCCTCCTATGACCAGAAGAACCCGACCGCGCTGAAGATGCTGCTGGCCAATGGCGCGCAGCTGCGCCCGTTCTCGGCCGAGATCCTGCAAGCCTGCTACAAGGCCTCGATGGAGGTCTATGACGAGCTGCTCGCCTCGAACGAATCGTTCAAGAAGATCTACGAGAGCCAGCTCGCCTATAAACGCGACGCCTATGTCTGGGCGCAGCTCGCCGAATACAACTACGACACCTTCATGATGATCCAGAGCCGCAACGGCGCCCTCTGA
- a CDS encoding TRAP transporter substrate-binding protein has product MDRRSFLTKAALGSAAATTLAAPALAQSAPKITWRMTSSFPKSLDTLWGNTEALCKRVSEATDGAFQIQPFAAGEIVPGLQAADAVSNGTVEMAHTVGYYYWGKDPAWAIASAVPFGLSARGQNAWHYFGGGIELYNEFLAKQGLIGFPGGNTGVQMGGWFRKEINTLEDLKGLKFRVGGFAGKVLERLGVVPQQLAGGDIYPALEKGTIDATEFVGPYDDEKLGFVKVAPYYYYPGWWEGGPTVHFMMNLDKWNELPASYQSLLRTASQAIDANMLQQYDYGNPIALKKLIAEGAQLRPFSPEILQACFDTANEVYAEIEATNPDFAKLWASVKSFRAEHYLWTQVAEYNYDTFMMMQQRAGRL; this is encoded by the coding sequence ATGGATCGCCGTTCCTTCCTGACCAAAGCCGCGCTCGGCAGCGCCGCCGCGACCACGCTGGCCGCCCCTGCGCTCGCGCAATCGGCCCCGAAAATCACCTGGCGGATGACCTCGTCCTTCCCGAAATCGCTCGACACGCTCTGGGGCAACACCGAAGCGCTGTGCAAGCGCGTCTCGGAAGCGACCGATGGCGCGTTCCAGATCCAGCCCTTCGCGGCGGGCGAGATCGTCCCCGGCCTGCAGGCGGCCGATGCGGTCAGCAACGGCACCGTCGAGATGGCCCACACCGTCGGCTATTATTACTGGGGCAAGGATCCGGCCTGGGCGATCGCCTCCGCCGTGCCCTTCGGGCTCTCGGCGCGCGGGCAAAACGCCTGGCATTACTTCGGCGGCGGCATCGAGCTTTACAATGAATTCCTCGCCAAACAGGGGCTGATCGGCTTCCCGGGCGGCAATACCGGCGTGCAGATGGGCGGCTGGTTCCGCAAGGAAATCAACACGCTCGAAGACCTCAAGGGGCTGAAATTCCGGGTCGGCGGCTTTGCCGGCAAGGTGCTCGAGCGCCTCGGCGTGGTGCCCCAGCAGCTCGCGGGCGGCGATATCTACCCGGCGCTCGAGAAGGGCACCATCGACGCGACCGAATTCGTCGGCCCCTATGACGACGAAAAGCTCGGCTTCGTGAAGGTCGCGCCCTACTACTACTACCCCGGCTGGTGGGAAGGCGGCCCGACCGTCCACTTCATGATGAACCTCGACAAGTGGAACGAGCTGCCGGCCTCCTATCAATCGCTGCTGCGCACCGCCTCGCAGGCGATCGATGCGAACATGCTCCAGCAATATGATTACGGCAACCCGATCGCGCTGAAGAAGCTGATCGCCGAGGGCGCGCAGCTGCGCCCCTTCTCGCCCGAGATCCTGCAGGCCTGTTTCGACACCGCCAACGAGGTCTATGCCGAGATCGAGGCCACCAACCCCGATTTCGCCAAGCTCTGGGCCTCGGTGAAGAGCTTCCGCGCCGAGCACTATCTCTGGACGCAGGTCGCCGAATACAACTACGACACCTTCATGATGATGCAACAGCGCGCCGGCCGGCTCTGA
- a CDS encoding DUF2852 domain-containing protein, translated as MSAYAYTPADARPGPLRRALDWLDARGPISWIVVMVGSFIFAGPLGLVVLGFILITGRFGKGCKRGRMACGPQTGFTVLRPTGNSAFEAYKAETLARLEREQGDFEAFLQRLREARDKAEFDQYMDERARAAAAPPAMPEQATDADGQAPRA; from the coding sequence ATGTCCGCCTACGCCTATACCCCTGCCGACGCCCGCCCGGGCCCTCTTCGGCGCGCGCTCGACTGGCTCGACGCCCGCGGCCCGATCTCGTGGATCGTGGTCATGGTCGGCTCGTTCATCTTCGCGGGGCCGCTCGGCCTCGTGGTGCTGGGCTTCATCCTGATCACCGGCCGTTTCGGGAAGGGCTGCAAACGCGGGCGGATGGCCTGCGGCCCGCAGACGGGCTTCACCGTGCTACGCCCGACCGGCAACAGCGCCTTCGAGGCCTACAAGGCCGAGACCCTGGCCCGGCTCGAGCGCGAACAGGGCGATTTCGAAGCCTTCCTGCAGCGCCTGCGCGAGGCCCGCGACAAGGCCGAGTTCGACCAATACATGGATGAACGCGCCCGCGCCGCCGCCGCCCCGCCCGCCATGCCCGAGCAGGCGACCGACGCCGACGGCCAGGCCCCGCGCGCCTGA
- a CDS encoding methyl-accepting chemotaxis protein: MSKLNEKGIPIRLSKLYRIPARIYAIVLIAALALAGLSEGLLKLAVSNAYDMRETHLSDVTDTAISALAHLQDEVDSGTITLEQAQAEARLQLTAMTFADSGYFYALDTKGVMLVHPTQPDWVNTNKLDYVDAKGTPIFVEMLKLVEAKGSGMLRYYFTKPGSTETEMKLGFVRIYEPWGWVVGTGSYVSDIEAALAHLRKISLGALAGAVAVLMLISTLLARSVTIPLEAIIRRMGSMTAGDAASAVPFTSARSDIGDMARAIDTFRAALIEKQALEESRREKDEEMRRAEQAAQAREEELRQREAAAQEDRRRQEAEALRDREAARAAAEVEREAQMREQERVVTTLAANLKAMSEGDLTVAIVESFPPGYEQLRVDFNAAVTRFAELAGAIIETGDEIQSEAASLNNASTELGRRTETQAASLEETAAAMNEIAASVDSSADGARNAARAVGKTRDKTALGRDVVKQTLTAMNDIAHSSEKISRITSVIDDIAFQTNLLALNAGVEAARAGESGRGFAVVASEVRALAQRSSEAAREIAELISTSEAQVKSGVTLASQSDDALGAIGDLVSELDSVIKTIAASAAEQSVGISEVTTAVNQLDQVTQQNAAMFEENSAAVQALLAQARALKQLSAVFTIDAEARAMRLAS; encoded by the coding sequence GTGTCGAAGCTGAACGAAAAGGGAATACCGATAAGGCTGTCGAAACTCTACCGGATTCCTGCCCGGATCTACGCCATCGTCCTCATCGCCGCGCTCGCGCTCGCCGGCCTGTCCGAGGGGCTTCTGAAACTCGCGGTGAGCAACGCCTATGACATGCGCGAGACCCATCTGAGCGATGTCACCGATACCGCGATCAGCGCGCTCGCGCATCTGCAAGACGAGGTCGATAGCGGGACGATAACGCTCGAACAGGCGCAGGCCGAGGCGCGGTTGCAACTCACCGCGATGACCTTCGCCGACAGCGGCTATTTCTATGCCCTCGATACCAAGGGCGTCATGCTCGTCCACCCGACGCAGCCCGATTGGGTCAACACCAACAAGCTAGATTATGTCGATGCCAAGGGCACGCCGATTTTCGTCGAGATGCTGAAGCTGGTCGAGGCCAAGGGCAGCGGCATGTTGCGCTATTACTTCACCAAACCCGGCTCGACCGAGACCGAGATGAAGCTCGGCTTCGTGCGGATCTATGAGCCCTGGGGCTGGGTCGTGGGCACCGGCTCCTATGTCTCCGATATCGAGGCCGCACTGGCCCATCTGCGCAAGATCTCGCTCGGGGCGCTGGCGGGGGCGGTGGCGGTGCTGATGCTGATCTCGACGCTGCTGGCGCGCAGCGTGACGATCCCGCTCGAGGCGATCATCCGCCGCATGGGCTCGATGACCGCGGGCGATGCGGCGAGCGCGGTGCCCTTCACCAGCGCGCGCAGCGATATCGGCGACATGGCGCGCGCGATCGACACGTTCCGCGCGGCGCTGATCGAGAAGCAGGCGCTGGAGGAAAGCCGGCGCGAGAAGGATGAAGAGATGCGCCGCGCTGAACAGGCCGCCCAGGCGCGCGAGGAAGAGCTGCGCCAGCGCGAGGCCGCCGCCCAGGAGGACCGCCGCCGGCAAGAGGCCGAGGCACTGCGCGACCGCGAAGCGGCCCGCGCCGCCGCCGAGGTCGAGCGCGAGGCGCAGATGCGCGAGCAAGAACGCGTGGTCACCACCCTTGCGGCAAATCTCAAGGCGATGTCCGAGGGCGATCTGACCGTTGCGATCGTCGAGAGCTTCCCGCCGGGCTATGAACAGCTGCGCGTCGATTTCAACGCCGCCGTGACCCGCTTTGCCGAACTCGCCGGCGCGATCATCGAGACCGGCGACGAGATCCAGTCGGAAGCCGCCAGCCTGAACAACGCCTCGACCGAGCTTGGCCGGCGCACCGAGACCCAGGCCGCCTCGCTCGAGGAAACCGCCGCCGCGATGAACGAGATCGCCGCCTCGGTCGACAGCTCGGCCGACGGCGCGCGCAATGCCGCCCGCGCGGTGGGCAAGACCCGCGACAAGACCGCGCTCGGGCGCGATGTCGTGAAACAGACCCTGACCGCGATGAACGACATCGCCCACAGCTCGGAAAAGATCTCGCGGATCACCAGCGTGATCGACGATATCGCCTTCCAGACCAACCTCCTTGCGCTCAACGCCGGGGTGGAGGCCGCGCGGGCGGGCGAATCCGGCCGCGGCTTCGCGGTCGTCGCCTCCGAGGTCCGCGCGCTGGCGCAACGCTCCTCCGAGGCCGCGCGCGAAATCGCCGAGCTGATCAGCACCTCCGAAGCGCAGGTCAAATCGGGCGTGACGCTGGCGAGCCAATCCGATGACGCGCTCGGCGCAATCGGCGATCTGGTCTCGGAACTCGACAGCGTCATCAAGACCATCGCCGCCTCCGCCGCCGAGCAATCGGTGGGCATCTCGGAGGTCACGACGGCGGTGAACCAGCTCGATCAGGTCACCCAGCAAAACGCCGCGATGTTCGAGGAAAACTCCGCCGCCGTTCAGGCCCTGCTGGCCCAGGCCCGCGCCCTCAAACAGCTCAGCGCGGTCTTCACGATCGACGCCGAGGCCCGCGCCATGCGCCTCGCGTCCTGA
- a CDS encoding vitamin B12-dependent ribonucleotide reductase — MKIERKFTQADTGAYGEIAFTTTTSEIRNPDGKIVFRNDQVEVPEGWSQVASDVLAQKYFRKAGVPAARKRVAEQGVPEFLWRSIPDEEALAALPEEARFIGETSAKQVFDRLAGAWAYWGWKGGYFSSEADARAYYDEMRFMLAEQMAAPNSPQWFNTGLHWAYGIDGPSQGHYYVDFKTGALTKSASAYEHPQPHACFIQSVKDDLVGEGGIMDLWVREARLFKYGSGTGTNFSSLRAEGERLSGGGKSSGLMGFLKIGDRAAGAIKSGGTTRRAAKMVICDMDHPDIEAFVNWKVIEEQKVASLVAGSKMHERELNKIFDAIRAFDGSEAGATDPAVNEGLKAAIRSAKRAMIPETYINRVLQYARQGYSSIEFPTYDTDWDSEAYISVSGQNSNNSVRVTNAFLKAVKDDADWELIRRTDGKVAKTVKARDLWDQVGHAAWACADPGIQFHDTVNEWHTCPEDGPIRGSNPCSEYMFLDDTACNLASMNLLTFYKGGKFDADAYVHATRLWTVTLEISVTMAQFPSREIAQRSYDFRTLGLGYANIGGLLMTMGLGYDSDEGRALCGALTAVMTGVSYATSAEMAGELGPFPGYAKNREHMLRVIRNHRTAAHGKSNGYEGLEVKPVPLDLGNCPDPTLTELARHAWDEALELGMQHGFRNAQVSVIAPTGTIGLVMDCDTTGIEPDFALVKFKKLAGGGYFKIINRSVPAALEALGYPSSQIEEIIAYAVGHGSLGNCPGINHTALIGHGFGPREIEKIEAALPSAFDVRFVFNQWTLGEEFCAKTLGIPVEKLADPTFDLLRHLGFTKAQVDAANDHVCGTMTLEGAPFLKPEHYVVFDCANACGKKGRRYLSVESHIRMMAAAQSFISGAISKTINMPNSASIEETLAAYELSWSLGIKANALYRDGSKLSQPLASALVEDDEEAEEILASGSQAEKAATLAEKIVEKIIVKEIVRSHREKLPARRKGYTQKAVVGGHKVYLRTGEYDDGSLGEIFIDMHKEGAGFRAMMNNFAIAVSVGLQYGVPLEEFVDAFTFTKFEPAGMVQGNDSIKNATSILDYVFRELAVSYLDRTDLAHVKPQGASFDELGGGKDEGKRNIKPVEETAASKSLEVLRQISSTGYLRKRLPQELVVLQGGAATALAGGDPIAALNTLVPETATTVSVTASTSIASGVVAMDARAKAKMQGYEGEACGECGNYTLVRNGTCMKCNTCGGTSGCS; from the coding sequence ATGAAGATCGAACGCAAGTTCACGCAGGCCGACACCGGCGCCTATGGTGAGATCGCTTTCACCACGACCACCTCGGAGATCCGCAACCCCGATGGCAAGATCGTGTTCCGCAACGATCAGGTCGAGGTGCCCGAGGGCTGGAGCCAGGTCGCCTCCGACGTTCTCGCGCAGAAATATTTCCGCAAGGCGGGCGTGCCGGCCGCGCGCAAACGCGTCGCCGAACAGGGCGTGCCCGAGTTCCTGTGGCGCTCGATCCCCGATGAAGAGGCGCTCGCCGCCCTGCCCGAAGAGGCGCGCTTCATCGGCGAGACCTCGGCCAAGCAGGTCTTCGACCGGCTCGCCGGCGCCTGGGCCTATTGGGGCTGGAAGGGCGGCTATTTCTCGTCCGAGGCGGATGCCCGCGCCTATTATGACGAGATGCGCTTCATGCTGGCCGAACAGATGGCCGCGCCGAACTCGCCGCAATGGTTCAACACCGGCCTGCATTGGGCCTATGGCATCGACGGCCCGAGCCAGGGCCATTACTACGTCGATTTCAAGACCGGCGCGCTGACCAAATCGGCCTCGGCCTATGAACACCCGCAGCCCCATGCCTGCTTCATCCAATCGGTGAAGGACGATCTCGTCGGCGAGGGCGGGATCATGGACCTCTGGGTGCGCGAGGCGCGGCTCTTCAAATACGGCTCGGGCACCGGCACCAACTTCTCCAGCCTGCGCGCCGAGGGCGAGCGGCTCTCGGGGGGCGGCAAATCCTCGGGGCTGATGGGCTTTCTGAAGATCGGCGACCGCGCGGCGGGGGCGATCAAATCGGGCGGCACCACGCGGCGCGCGGCCAAGATGGTGATCTGCGACATGGATCACCCCGATATCGAGGCCTTCGTGAACTGGAAGGTGATCGAGGAGCAGAAGGTGGCCAGCCTCGTCGCGGGCTCGAAGATGCATGAGCGCGAGCTCAACAAGATCTTCGACGCGATCCGGGCGTTCGATGGCTCGGAGGCGGGCGCGACCGACCCGGCGGTGAACGAGGGGCTGAAAGCCGCGATCCGCTCGGCCAAGCGCGCGATGATCCCCGAGACCTATATCAACCGCGTGCTGCAATATGCCCGTCAGGGCTACAGCTCGATCGAATTCCCCACCTATGACACCGATTGGGACAGCGAGGCCTATATCTCGGTCTCGGGCCAGAATTCGAACAACTCGGTGCGCGTCACCAACGCGTTTCTCAAGGCGGTGAAGGACGATGCCGATTGGGAGCTGATCCGCCGCACCGACGGCAAGGTCGCCAAGACCGTCAAGGCGCGCGATCTGTGGGATCAGGTCGGCCATGCCGCCTGGGCCTGCGCCGACCCGGGGATCCAGTTCCACGACACGGTGAACGAGTGGCATACCTGCCCCGAGGACGGGCCGATCCGCGGCTCGAACCCCTGCTCGGAATACATGTTCCTCGACGACACGGCCTGCAACCTGGCCTCGATGAACCTGCTGACCTTCTACAAGGGTGGCAAATTCGACGCCGATGCCTATGTCCATGCCACCCGGCTCTGGACGGTGACGCTCGAGATCTCGGTCACGATGGCGCAATTCCCCAGCCGCGAGATCGCGCAGCGCAGCTATGATTTCCGCACGCTGGGGCTCGGCTACGCCAATATCGGCGGGCTTTTGATGACCATGGGCCTTGGCTATGACAGCGACGAGGGCCGGGCGCTCTGCGGCGCGCTCACCGCGGTGATGACCGGCGTGAGCTACGCCACCTCGGCCGAGATGGCGGGCGAGCTCGGGCCCTTCCCGGGCTATGCGAAGAACCGCGAGCATATGCTGCGGGTGATCCGCAACCACCGCACCGCGGCGCATGGCAAATCGAACGGCTATGAGGGGCTCGAGGTGAAACCCGTGCCGCTCGATCTGGGCAATTGCCCCGACCCGACGCTGACCGAACTCGCGCGCCACGCCTGGGACGAGGCGCTCGAGCTCGGCATGCAACACGGCTTCCGCAACGCGCAGGTCTCGGTGATCGCGCCGACCGGCACGATCGGCCTCGTGATGGATTGCGACACCACCGGCATCGAGCCCGATTTCGCGCTGGTGAAGTTCAAGAAACTCGCGGGCGGCGGCTATTTCAAGATCATCAACCGTTCGGTGCCGGCCGCCCTCGAGGCGCTGGGCTATCCCTCGAGCCAGATCGAGGAAATCATCGCCTATGCGGTGGGCCATGGCTCGCTTGGCAATTGCCCGGGGATCAACCACACCGCGCTGATCGGCCACGGCTTCGGCCCGCGCGAGATCGAGAAGATCGAAGCGGCGCTGCCCTCGGCTTTCGACGTGCGCTTCGTCTTCAATCAATGGACGCTCGGCGAGGAATTCTGCGCCAAAACGCTCGGCATCCCGGTCGAGAAGCTCGCCGACCCGACCTTCGATCTCTTGCGCCACCTCGGCTTCACCAAGGCCCAGGTCGATGCCGCCAACGACCATGTCTGCGGCACGATGACCCTCGAGGGCGCGCCCTTCCTCAAGCCCGAGCATTACGTCGTCTTCGACTGCGCCAATGCCTGCGGCAAGAAGGGGCGCCGCTATCTCTCGGTCGAGAGCCATATCCGCATGATGGCCGCCGCGCAGAGCTTCATCTCGGGCGCGATCTCGAAGACGATCAACATGCCGAACTCCGCCTCGATCGAGGAGACGCTGGCGGCCTATGAGCTGAGCTGGTCGCTCGGCATCAAGGCCAATGCGCTCTACCGCGACGGCTCGAAGCTCAGCCAGCCGCTCGCCTCCGCGCTGGTCGAGGATGACGAGGAGGCCGAGGAGATCCTCGCCTCGGGCTCGCAGGCCGAGAAGGCCGCGACCTTGGCCGAGAAGATCGTCGAGAAGATCATCGTCAAGGAAATCGTCCGCTCGCATCGCGAGAAGCTGCCCGCGCGGCGCAAGGGCTATACCCAGAAGGCGGTGGTCGGCGGCCACAAGGTCTATCTGCGCACCGGCGAATATGACGATGGCTCGCTCGGCGAGATCTTCATCGACATGCACAAGGAAGGCGCGGGCTTCCGCGCGATGATGAACAATTTCGCCATCGCGGTGTCGGTCGGGCTGCAATATGGCGTGCCGCTCGAGGAATTCGTCGACGCCTTCACCTTCACCAAATTCGAGCCCGCGGGCATGGTGCAGGGCAATGACTCGATCAAGAACGCGACCTCGATCCTCGATTATGTGTTCCGCGAGCTGGCGGTGAGCTATCTCGACCGCACCGATCTGGCCCATGTCAAACCGCAAGGCGCGAGCTTTGACGAGCTCGGCGGTGGCAAGGACGAGGGCAAGCGCAACATCAAGCCGGTGGAGGAAACCGCGGCGTCGAAATCGCTCGAAGTGCTGCGCCAGATCTCCTCGACGGGCTATCTGCGCAAGCGCCTGCCGCAGGAGCTGGTGGTGCTGCAAGGGGGGGCTGCGACCGCGCTCGCGGGCGGCGATCCGATCGCGGCGCTGAACACGCTCGTGCCGGAGACGGCGACGACGGTTTCGGTCACCGCGAGCACTTCGATCGCCTCGGGCGTGGTGGCGATGGATGCGCGCGCCAAGGCGAAGATGCAGGGCTATGAGGGCGAGGCCTGCGGCGAATGCGGCAACTATACGCTCGTGCGCAACGGAACCTGCATGAAGTGCAACACCTGCGGCGGCACGAGCGGCTGTAGCTGA